One region of Danio rerio strain Tuebingen ecotype United States chromosome 5, GRCz12tu, whole genome shotgun sequence genomic DNA includes:
- the hspb11 gene encoding intraflagellar transport protein 25 homolog (The RefSeq protein has 2 substitutions compared to this genomic sequence): MLDAALSSYGAQVVLASSGDENHPPENIIDGKKETFWITTGLFPQEFIIRFPDNMKILTVSIHSYNIKRLRIEKSTSDDGDHFEEVAGTEFEHIESSLQANDVSVNVSNATHLRFVILSGYDHFVSEHKVSVES, encoded by the exons ATGCTGGATGCTGCTTTGAGTTCATACGGAGCTCAGGTTGTGCTGGCTTCATCGGGCGACGAGAATCATCCACCGGAGAACATTATCGACGG AAAAAAAGAGACGTTCTGGATTACCACAGGCCTGTTTCCACAGGAGTTTATCATCCGTTTCCCAGATAACATGAAGATTCTCACAGTCTCCATTCACAGTTACAACA TTAAAAGACTGAGGATAGAAAAGAGCACATCCGACGATGGTGATCATTTTGAAGAAGTTGCAGATACAG AGTTTGAGCACATAGAAAGCAGCCTGCAGGCCAACGATGTTTCT GTAAACGTATCAAATGCAACACATTTGCGGTTCGTTATATTGTCTGGATATGACCATTTTGTGTCTGTGCACAAAGTTAGTGTAGAGTCATGA